A window of Leptotrichia wadei contains these coding sequences:
- the rpsR gene encoding 30S ribosomal protein S18, with the protein MRAKPVTEFKRRKRRPKVKFKVEDINYKNVELLKNFMNDKGKISPARVTGLEAKVQRKIAKAIKRARQIALMPYTRIEK; encoded by the coding sequence ATGAGAGCTAAACCAGTTACGGAATTTAAAAGAAGAAAAAGACGACCAAAAGTTAAATTTAAAGTAGAAGATATTAACTATAAAAATGTTGAATTGTTGAAAAACTTTATGAATGATAAGGGGAAAATTTCTCCTGCGAGAGTAACAGGATTAGAAGCTAAAGTTCAAAGAAAAATTGCGAAAGCAATTAAAAGAGCTAGACAAATAGCTTTAATGCCTTATACAAGAATTGAAAAATAA
- the rpsF gene encoding 30S ribosomal protein S6 produces MRNYEIMFILSTQLTDEEKQAGVAFVEDTLKAAGATEVKTEVWGDRKLAYPIKKKENGYYVLTTFQADGTKFTEIESKLNINESILKYMIVKND; encoded by the coding sequence ATGAGAAATTACGAAATTATGTTTATTTTATCTACACAACTAACAGATGAAGAAAAACAAGCTGGAGTTGCATTTGTAGAAGATACATTAAAAGCTGCTGGAGCAACTGAAGTTAAAACAGAAGTTTGGGGAGATAGAAAATTAGCTTATCCAATTAAGAAAAAAGAAAATGGATATTATGTTTTAACAACATTCCAAGCAGATGGAACTAAATTTACTGAAATTGAATCAAAACTAAATATTAATGAATCAATTTTAAAATATATGATTGTTAAAAATGACTAA
- a CDS encoding transaldolase family protein: MKIFINQLIGKNIKTNDDWKKMVKKGRKLANINLDKIVEIPMSLQGLKACKVLSGEGIKVNITSISYSAQALLAARAGADYISPVIENIKGVDTVKEISEMFKREKIKTKILFEKKEMPLDTGNYA; the protein is encoded by the coding sequence ATGAAAATCTTTATAAATCAATTAATCGGGAAAAATATAAAAACTAATGATGATTGGAAAAAAATGGTAAAAAAGGGACGAAAACTAGCAAACATTAATTTAGACAAAATAGTTGAAATACCAATGTCTCTTCAAGGCTTAAAGGCGTGTAAAGTTCTCTCGGGAGAAGGAATAAAAGTAAATATAACATCAATCTCTTATTCAGCACAGGCATTACTTGCAGCACGAGCAGGAGCAGATTATATTTCTCCAGTTATTGAAAATATAAAAGGAGTTGATACAGTAAAAGAAATTTCAGAAATGTTTAAAAGAGAAAAAATAAAAACTAAAATATTATTTGAAAAGAAAGAAATGCCATTGGATACTGGTAATTATGCGTAA
- a CDS encoding transposase, whose amino-acid sequence MESEFFEEWFRKIFLRDIEKLKENAVIVMDNARFHRKKALEKIIKETRHHLLFLPPYT is encoded by the coding sequence ATGGAAAGTGAATTTTTTGAAGAATGGTTCAGAAAGATATTTTTAAGAGATATTGAAAAATTAAAGGAAAATGCGGTAATAGTGATGGATAATGCTAGATTTCATAGAAAAAAGGCATTAGAAAAGATAATAAAGGAAACAAGGCATCATCTATTATTTCTTCCGCCATATACTTAA
- the murB gene encoding UDP-N-acetylmuramate dehydrogenase: protein MEIVKNAKMKEYSNMKVGGTAKELIFIDDKNELKEVLQTRNNIFLLGNGTNTLINDGNLDISFLSLKRLKNITVEKKVRNENKENNYDLVRVEAGLDLDDLIEFMEKNDYSGLENITGIPGSVGGLVNMNGGAYGTEIFDCIEEVEVCKNDGEIIKIKTTDLNFKYRTTEIKENKWIVISALFKFGFGFDKAASEDKRQQRKVKHPLDLPNLGSTFKNPKGKFAARLISDANLKGYRVGDAAVSTKHPNFVTNLGNATFNDVISVIEHVKEVVFEKFGIKLETEIIILKK, encoded by the coding sequence ATGGAAATAGTAAAAAATGCCAAAATGAAGGAATATTCAAATATGAAAGTTGGTGGAACTGCAAAGGAGCTTATTTTCATAGATGATAAAAATGAATTAAAGGAAGTTTTACAAACTAGAAATAATATTTTCCTTTTGGGAAATGGTACAAATACTCTTATTAACGATGGAAATCTAGATATAAGTTTTCTATCGCTAAAAAGATTAAAAAATATAACAGTTGAAAAAAAAGTTAGAAATGAAAATAAAGAGAATAATTATGATCTTGTAAGAGTAGAGGCTGGATTAGATTTGGATGATTTGATAGAATTTATGGAAAAAAATGATTATTCAGGTTTAGAAAATATTACTGGGATTCCAGGATCTGTTGGTGGGCTTGTGAATATGAATGGCGGAGCCTATGGAACAGAAATTTTCGACTGTATTGAAGAAGTGGAAGTTTGTAAAAATGATGGGGAAATTATAAAAATTAAAACAACGGATTTAAATTTTAAATATAGAACAACTGAGATAAAGGAAAATAAATGGATTGTAATTTCTGCCCTTTTCAAATTTGGATTTGGATTTGACAAGGCTGCTTCAGAGGATAAAAGACAGCAAAGAAAAGTAAAACATCCACTGGATTTGCCAAATTTAGGAAGCACATTTAAAAATCCAAAAGGAAAATTTGCAGCAAGATTAATTTCCGATGCTAATTTGAAGGGATATAGAGTTGGAGATGCGGCAGTTTCTACAAAACATCCAAATTTTGTGACAAATTTAGGAAATGCCACATTTAATGATGTTATTTCAGTTATTGAGCATGTAAAGGAAGTTGTTTTTGAAAAATTTGGAATAAAATTAGAAACGGAAATTATAATTTTAAAAAAATAA
- the deoC gene encoding deoxyribose-phosphate aldolase, producing MKKLTKKANEMNLKELAEYIDYSVLKPEFTEKEIVKLIKDGVKLGCATICINPAYIELCEPYVKGSDTMLCPVTDFPFGTSSTESRVKQIEAVAKYDTVKEIDIVANFGLIRSGKYEEVTKDIKACVKVAHKFGKEIKIIFETDALNEEQIRKTCKCCIEAGADFVKTSTGFLTGHENKGAIPKVIKIMQEEVGNKCKVKGSGAIRTREHFLELIDMGIDRMGIGYKSVPVVLNLNVENDNSTGEY from the coding sequence ATGAAAAAATTGACTAAAAAAGCAAATGAAATGAATTTAAAGGAATTGGCGGAGTATATTGATTATTCAGTTTTAAAGCCTGAATTTACAGAAAAAGAAATTGTTAAATTGATAAAAGACGGGGTGAAATTGGGGTGTGCTACGATTTGCATTAATCCAGCGTATATTGAATTATGCGAGCCATATGTAAAAGGAAGCGACACAATGCTGTGTCCTGTAACGGATTTTCCATTTGGAACAAGTTCTACTGAATCACGAGTTAAGCAAATTGAAGCAGTTGCGAAATATGATACGGTTAAGGAAATCGACATAGTTGCAAATTTTGGGCTGATAAGAAGTGGAAAATATGAGGAAGTTACGAAAGATATAAAAGCGTGTGTTAAAGTGGCACACAAGTTTGGAAAGGAAATAAAAATTATTTTTGAAACGGATGCCTTGAATGAGGAGCAAATTAGAAAAACTTGCAAATGCTGTATTGAAGCGGGAGCCGATTTTGTAAAGACGAGTACAGGTTTTTTGACTGGACACGAAAATAAAGGGGCGATTCCTAAAGTTATAAAAATAATGCAAGAAGAAGTTGGAAATAAATGTAAAGTAAAGGGAAGTGGAGCAATACGGACAAGAGAGCATTTCCTTGAACTGATAGATATGGGAATAGATAGAATGGGGATTGGTTATAAATCTGTTCCAGTTGTTTTGAATTTGAACGTTGAAAATGATAATAGTACAGGCGAATATTAA
- a CDS encoding single-stranded DNA-binding protein, whose translation MNVVMLMGRMTRDPELKYTSGGKAYANFTLAVQKTKDDAEFIDCVAWEKTAETIAEYFRKGRKILLQGRLNVSSYEQNGEKRKSTKVVVNSFEFVESSGSSNNGGGYNQNQSYSGNNSNKPVHNDTYENDDDTDDNEDFPF comes from the coding sequence ATGAACGTAGTAATGTTAATGGGAAGAATGACAAGAGATCCTGAATTGAAGTATACTTCAGGAGGTAAAGCGTATGCTAATTTTACGTTAGCTGTACAAAAAACAAAAGATGACGCTGAGTTTATTGATTGTGTTGCTTGGGAAAAGACAGCGGAAACTATTGCTGAATATTTTAGAAAAGGTAGAAAGATTCTTTTACAAGGACGTTTGAATGTAAGTAGTTATGAACAAAATGGTGAAAAAAGAAAATCAACAAAAGTTGTTGTAAATAGCTTTGAATTTGTTGAAAGTTCAGGAAGTAGCAATAATGGTGGTGGATATAATCAAAACCAATCTTATAGCGGAAATAATAGCAATAAGCCAGTTCATAACGATACATACGAAAATGATGATGATACAGATGATAATGAAGATTTTCCATTTTAA
- a CDS encoding DUF2207 family protein, protein MREITIIYIIAITILLIYCFLTVKFWGKNFFKKDVLPKLKVPKSISAMGVGILNNSRTEKNFHIGIFSLVEKNFITAKREKLFENMDFQSDILYKKNLEKSKSNYYRQDELFAEERWVLDSLSDSENGILSDYQSFGNREKLPKMDEKNIDKRKEIFREVLQVLITFLVAFLINVILKGSSDSSSYNSSNGSSRSSYNQKSLDPFFEKMFEIYKRTKKKFLGSFWSPEKLEEFIIYKKNSGFYIFYFGVILASIIMTSKDVKFGSTEGNFGLIVLAAIIVFFLESLWLRILFLPIFSKYIPKILKIFIALVFLFSLYSFMLPNIAFIFGLRFYILIPLTFIILFFIYKKLIARYTENGLLAMNEIESFRKYILNFEKLEVPTFSSENELIENFQQMYIYAFALGIEKRFLKFLDVTLEKNNFAEKKEFIYEKLLISTVFCDKKLLGELKLNVMGR, encoded by the coding sequence ATGAGAGAAATAACAATTATTTATATAATTGCGATTACAATTTTATTGATTTACTGCTTTTTGACAGTAAAATTTTGGGGTAAAAACTTTTTCAAAAAAGATGTACTACCAAAATTGAAAGTTCCGAAAAGTATTTCTGCAATGGGAGTTGGAATTTTGAATAATTCGAGGACGGAGAAAAATTTTCATATTGGGATATTTTCTTTGGTTGAGAAAAATTTTATAACTGCGAAAAGAGAAAAACTTTTTGAAAATATGGATTTTCAATCGGATATTTTGTATAAGAAAAATTTGGAAAAATCTAAAAGTAATTACTACAGACAAGATGAGCTTTTTGCGGAAGAGCGATGGGTTTTAGATAGTTTGTCGGATTCTGAAAATGGGATTTTAAGTGATTATCAAAGTTTTGGGAATAGAGAGAAATTGCCAAAAATGGATGAAAAAAATATTGATAAAAGAAAAGAGATTTTTAGAGAAGTCTTGCAAGTGTTAATAACTTTTTTAGTAGCTTTTTTGATAAATGTAATTTTAAAGGGTTCTTCGGATTCTTCGTCGTATAATTCGAGTAACGGTTCTTCAAGGAGTTCATATAATCAAAAATCTTTAGATCCTTTTTTTGAAAAAATGTTTGAAATTTATAAAAGGACGAAGAAAAAGTTTTTAGGTTCATTTTGGTCGCCTGAAAAATTGGAAGAATTTATAATTTACAAGAAAAATTCAGGGTTTTATATTTTTTATTTTGGAGTTATTTTAGCTTCAATTATAATGACAAGTAAAGATGTAAAATTTGGAAGTACAGAAGGAAATTTTGGACTTATAGTTTTAGCTGCAATAATCGTTTTTTTCTTGGAAAGTCTTTGGCTAAGAATATTATTTTTACCGATATTTTCTAAGTATATCCCAAAAATACTAAAAATTTTTATTGCATTGGTATTTTTATTTTCGTTGTATAGTTTTATGTTGCCAAATATTGCGTTCATATTTGGACTAAGATTTTATATTTTAATTCCACTGACATTTATAATTTTATTTTTTATTTACAAAAAGTTAATCGCGCGATATACTGAAAATGGACTTTTGGCTATGAATGAAATTGAATCATTCAGAAAATACATTTTAAATTTTGAAAAATTAGAAGTTCCCACTTTTTCAAGTGAAAATGAATTAATCGAAAATTTTCAGCAAATGTATATTTATGCTTTTGCTTTGGGAATTGAAAAAAGATTTTTGAAATTTTTGGATGTTACTTTGGAGAAAAATAATTTTGCTGAGAAAAAAGAATTTATTTATGAAAAACTTTTGATTTCGACTGTTTTTTGTGATAAAAAATTGTTGGGGGAATTGAAACTTAATGTTATGGGAAGATGA
- a CDS encoding ATP-binding protein codes for MIKREQYLKEIRKFMDKPIIKVITGMRRSGKSMILKLISKELEEKGINKENIIFINFESLMFAEFANFQKLYSYIIEKSKNLAGKIYILLDEIQEVASWEKMINSLLVDLDCDIYITGSNANLLSSELATYITGRYVEIKVFPLSFKEFIDFSKIQNPEKIYSNEEYFEKYLQFGGLPAIHNFNQDKTSIYQYLTDIYNSVLLKDVVARNNIRDIELLERIILYIFDNIGNIFSAKKISDFLKSQGRKLSVETVYNYLKALENAYIISKVQRYDIKGKSILETQEKFYLLDLGLKHSQLGYKANDIAGHLENIIYLELLRRKYNVNIGKLKTKEIDFIAQKGDKKLYIQATYLLVSENTIEREFSPLKNIEDNYPKYVLSMDNLDEYNINGIQRKRIIDFLLDL; via the coding sequence ATGATAAAAAGAGAGCAATATTTAAAAGAAATTAGAAAATTTATGGATAAGCCGATAATAAAAGTTATTACTGGTATGCGTAGAAGCGGGAAATCTATGATTTTAAAATTAATATCTAAAGAACTTGAAGAAAAGGGAATTAATAAAGAGAATATTATTTTTATTAATTTTGAGTCTTTAATGTTCGCCGAATTTGCAAATTTTCAAAAATTATATAGCTATATTATTGAAAAATCAAAAAATTTAGCTGGTAAAATTTATATTTTACTAGATGAAATTCAAGAAGTTGCTTCTTGGGAAAAAATGATAAATTCATTGCTAGTTGACTTAGATTGTGATATTTATATCACTGGTTCGAATGCTAATTTATTATCTTCGGAATTGGCTACCTACATTACAGGAAGATATGTTGAAATAAAGGTTTTTCCTTTATCTTTTAAAGAATTTATAGATTTTTCCAAAATTCAAAATCCAGAAAAAATTTACAGCAATGAAGAATATTTTGAAAAATATTTGCAATTTGGAGGTTTACCTGCCATCCACAATTTCAATCAAGATAAAACTTCAATTTATCAGTATTTGACTGATATTTATAATTCTGTCTTGCTAAAAGATGTTGTTGCGAGAAATAATATAAGGGATATTGAACTTTTAGAACGAATAATTTTATACATTTTTGACAATATTGGAAATATTTTTTCTGCAAAAAAAATTTCAGATTTTTTGAAAAGCCAAGGTAGAAAGTTAAGCGTTGAAACCGTTTACAATTATTTAAAAGCACTTGAAAATGCGTATATTATTTCAAAAGTTCAAAGATATGACATAAAAGGAAAATCCATTTTAGAAACACAAGAAAAATTTTATCTTCTTGACTTAGGTTTAAAACATTCTCAATTAGGATACAAAGCAAACGACATCGCTGGTCATCTTGAAAACATCATCTATTTAGAACTGTTAAGAAGAAAATACAATGTAAATATCGGAAAATTAAAAACAAAAGAAATTGATTTCATCGCACAAAAAGGAGATAAAAAATTATATATTCAAGCAACTTATCTTTTAGTCTCAGAAAACACCATTGAACGAGAATTTTCTCCATTAAAAAACATTGAAGATAACTATCCAAAATATGTTCTTTCTATGGATAATTTAGATGAATATAATATAAATGGAATTCAGCGAAAACGAATTATTGATTTTTTATTGGATTTATAA
- a CDS encoding transposase, which yields MEGKRSGLKYSRINLVARKTGNRLTGSMIYKETMESEFFEEWFRKIYLRDIEKLKENAIIVMDNARFHRKRVLKKIIKETRQHLLFLPYNPIEKVWTNIKKKLKEITHNFNTLEEAITAVLFDKSVQF from the coding sequence ATTGAAGGGAAAAGAAGCGGGTTAAAGTATTCAAGAATAAATCTGGTTGCTAGAAAAACAGGAAATAGATTGACAGGGAGCATGATATACAAGGAAACCATGGAAAGTGAATTTTTTGAAGAATGGTTCAGGAAGATATATTTAAGAGATATTGAAAAATTAAAGGAAAATGCGATAATAGTGATGGATAATGCTAGATTTCATAGAAAAAGGGTATTAAAAAAGATAATAAAGGAAACAAGGCAGCATCTGTTATTTCTTCCATATAATCCGATAGAAAAAGTATGGACTAATATCAAGAAGAAATTAAAAGAGATAACCCATAACTTTAATACACTTGAAGAAGCAATTACTGCTGTTTTATTTGATAAATCAGTTCAATTTTAA
- a CDS encoding IS630 transposase-related protein: MAYEKDYRKRILNFYYGNGKTKTLLQFGINSDTLYGWIKLKRETGK; this comes from the coding sequence ATGGCATATGAAAAAGATTATAGGAAAAGAATTTTAAATTTTTATTACGGAAATGGAAAAACAAAAACGTTACTTCAATTTGGCATAAACTCTGACACATTGTACGGATGGATAAAGCTTAAAAGAGAGACAGGGAAATAA
- a CDS encoding DeoR/GlpR family DNA-binding transcription regulator, whose amino-acid sequence MLASERFEKIVQMVNEKGIANTKELAQILNVTETTIRRDTEFLEKQGKIIRVHGGAKSINQKTVMSNQDEKDMKDRTENYEKKDEVCKKVASFIKNGDCIFLDGGTTVAPIVKYLKGKNVKIVTNSMLVVKAFNDSDSELFVIGGKYIKEYDMSVGSIALNNLSNFNFDYAILGCAGLDIERQVVYTTEMETMLIKEKAMGLAVKKYLLLDDSKLSIRGFYTFVNTSDFDAIICNNSENVNEEELPNNFIIV is encoded by the coding sequence ATGCTTGCAAGCGAAAGATTTGAAAAAATTGTACAAATGGTAAATGAAAAGGGTATTGCAAATACAAAAGAGCTGGCTCAGATTTTGAATGTTACGGAAACTACTATTCGTAGGGATACAGAATTTCTGGAAAAACAGGGAAAAATTATTAGAGTCCATGGCGGTGCAAAAAGCATAAATCAAAAAACGGTTATGTCCAATCAGGATGAAAAGGATATGAAGGATCGCACAGAAAATTATGAAAAAAAAGATGAAGTGTGCAAAAAAGTGGCATCATTTATAAAAAATGGCGACTGTATTTTTCTTGACGGCGGAACTACAGTAGCTCCCATAGTAAAATATTTGAAGGGAAAAAATGTAAAAATCGTAACAAACAGTATGCTTGTTGTCAAAGCCTTTAATGACAGCGATTCTGAATTGTTTGTGATAGGTGGGAAATATATAAAAGAGTATGATATGTCTGTTGGTTCAATTGCCTTAAATAATTTGTCAAATTTCAATTTTGATTATGCGATTTTAGGCTGTGCAGGACTGGATATTGAAAGACAGGTTGTTTATACAACTGAGATGGAAACAATGCTTATAAAGGAAAAAGCAATGGGGCTGGCTGTAAAAAAATATTTGCTGCTAGACGACTCAAAATTGTCAATACGAGGTTTTTACACATTTGTCAACACGTCCGACTTTGACGCAATAATATGTAATAATTCTGAAAATGTAAACGAAGAAGAATTACCAAATAATTTTATAATTGTTTAA
- a CDS encoding DNA/RNA nuclease SfsA gives MYVKPEIKHNNSKLDFYLETEKDKIYVEVKEGSAFLTLSP, from the coding sequence TTGTACGTAAAGCCTGAAATTAAACATAATAATAGTAAACTTGATTTTTATCTGGAAACTGAAAAGGATAAAATTTATGTTGAGGTAAAAGAAGGATCGGCTTTTCTAACTTTATCGCCATGA
- a CDS encoding DUF937 domain-containing protein translates to MNLEALLGLLQGQDLEKLAQQAGGSSKEVKKGVAAALPAILAAVNKNANNSEKAQGLNKALEQHDGAVLNNLGGYLQNPDLKDGAGILNHLFGGNTQDVANAVSQSSGLDAQGSIKILETLAPLVLGVLGQQKKENNLDAQGISNLTSNLAANFAGEGGIMSMITNLLDANKDGNVMDDLTGMIGKLFGGNK, encoded by the coding sequence ATGAATTTAGAAGCATTATTGGGACTTTTACAAGGACAGGATTTAGAGAAATTAGCTCAGCAAGCTGGTGGGAGCAGCAAAGAAGTGAAAAAAGGAGTAGCAGCAGCTCTACCTGCAATATTGGCGGCAGTTAATAAAAATGCAAATAATAGTGAAAAAGCACAGGGATTGAATAAAGCGTTGGAACAGCACGATGGAGCAGTATTAAATAATCTTGGGGGCTATTTGCAAAATCCTGATTTAAAAGATGGAGCAGGAATTTTGAACCATTTATTTGGTGGAAATACACAGGATGTGGCAAATGCTGTTTCCCAATCAAGCGGTTTAGATGCACAAGGCAGTATAAAAATTCTAGAAACTTTAGCACCACTAGTTTTAGGAGTATTGGGGCAGCAAAAAAAGGAAAATAATTTAGACGCACAAGGAATTAGTAATTTAACTTCAAATCTTGCAGCGAATTTTGCTGGAGAAGGTGGAATTATGAGTATGATTACAAATTTGTTGGATGCGAATAAAGATGGAAATGTAATGGATGATTTGACTGGAATGATTGGTAAATTATTTGGTGGTAATAAATAA
- a CDS encoding cell division protein FtsQ/DivIB, whose translation MKNPVKVLILLFLLAGIMFFGKMFIDTDYFKVQEVLVEGKSDLLRQDITAQLEQMKGKNIIYLNTDEIENHIKKDVRVKKVSVKKLFPSKIKVVLEEREPYVYIKKGDETLLADKDLKIYGDILEEPAKNIPIIDYTDDESLNAMKTILSKIKNKDFYAMISEIRQSEKNYEILLTNNVRIITETTVTEKKYEEAYRLYEKIRKKRPVISMDLRFIDKIVVK comes from the coding sequence ATGAAGAATCCAGTTAAAGTATTGATTTTACTGTTTTTATTGGCAGGAATAATGTTTTTTGGTAAAATGTTTATTGATACGGATTATTTTAAAGTTCAGGAAGTTTTAGTGGAAGGTAAGTCTGATTTACTTAGACAAGATATAACAGCTCAACTTGAACAAATGAAAGGTAAAAATATCATATATTTAAATACTGATGAGATTGAAAACCATATAAAAAAGGATGTGCGAGTAAAAAAAGTATCAGTAAAAAAACTTTTTCCGAGTAAAATTAAAGTTGTTCTTGAGGAAAGGGAGCCTTATGTATATATAAAAAAGGGAGATGAAACACTTTTAGCTGACAAGGATTTAAAAATATATGGTGATATTCTAGAAGAACCTGCAAAAAATATTCCTATAATAGATTACACAGATGATGAAAGTCTAAATGCAATGAAGACGATACTTTCTAAAATAAAAAACAAAGACTTTTATGCTATGATTTCAGAAATAAGACAATCTGAAAAAAATTATGAAATACTTCTTACAAATAATGTAAGAATAATAACAGAAACGACAGTAACAGAAAAAAAATATGAAGAAGCATATAGATTATATGAAAAAATAAGAAAAAAACGTCCAGTAATTTCTATGGATCTGAGATTTATAGATAAAATTGTTGTAAAATGA
- a CDS encoding SemiSWEET family transporter gives MNKKKINTIVGSIGAFIGVFVFITYIPQIIANLGGEKAQPWQPLTASISCLIWVIYGWTKEPKKDFILIVPNLAGVILGFLTFITAL, from the coding sequence ATGAACAAAAAGAAAATTAACACTATTGTTGGTTCAATTGGAGCATTTATTGGAGTTTTTGTGTTTATAACCTATATTCCTCAAATTATCGCTAATTTAGGAGGAGAAAAAGCTCAGCCTTGGCAACCGCTCACAGCTTCAATTTCTTGTCTAATTTGGGTTATTTACGGATGGACTAAAGAACCTAAAAAAGATTTCATCCTTATTGTTCCAAATTTAGCTGGTGTAATATTAGGATTTTTAACTTTTATTACAGCTTTATAA
- the ftsZ gene encoding cell division protein FtsZ yields MDNFSNAAKLKVVGVGGAGGNAINDMIESNITTVDFIAINTDQQDLDRSKASIKVLLGKGMGAGADPEKGRIAAKESEEKIKDVLEGTDMLFITAGMGGGTGTGASPIIAEVAKAMGILTVAIVTKPFSFEGPLKKNNAAIGIDNLRENVDTLIAIPNDRLFEIPGMNISLMNAFKEANGVLKMGIKGISDLITKQGIVNLDFADIKSIMQNSGIAMLGFGEANGDEKAKSATAQALNSPLLEKSIEGARKILINVTAGPDIGLQEIQEVAQTISEKAGHDKANLLWGYIMEPELEGTISVSLVATDFEEESFSNNTKSSQTIRFAPSEEKVKEEENNEKINYQNEENDYEDDEEKVEDPGDFVLPPFFEE; encoded by the coding sequence ATGGATAACTTTAGCAATGCGGCAAAACTGAAAGTAGTAGGAGTAGGTGGAGCAGGTGGAAATGCAATAAACGATATGATAGAGAGTAATATAACAACTGTTGATTTTATAGCGATAAATACAGATCAGCAAGATTTAGATAGATCAAAAGCATCTATAAAAGTACTTTTAGGAAAAGGAATGGGAGCTGGTGCAGATCCTGAAAAGGGAAGAATTGCTGCGAAGGAATCAGAAGAAAAAATAAAAGATGTTTTGGAAGGTACAGATATGTTATTCATAACTGCCGGAATGGGTGGTGGAACTGGAACAGGAGCTTCTCCGATTATTGCTGAAGTGGCAAAGGCAATGGGAATTTTAACTGTAGCTATTGTAACTAAGCCTTTTAGTTTTGAAGGACCGTTAAAAAAGAACAATGCCGCAATTGGAATTGATAATTTAAGAGAAAATGTAGATACCTTAATTGCTATTCCAAATGACAGATTATTTGAAATACCTGGAATGAATATTTCTTTAATGAACGCATTTAAAGAAGCAAATGGAGTTTTAAAAATGGGAATAAAGGGTATTTCTGATTTAATTACAAAACAAGGAATTGTAAATTTGGATTTTGCAGATATAAAATCTATTATGCAAAATTCTGGAATCGCAATGTTAGGATTTGGTGAGGCAAATGGTGATGAAAAAGCTAAGAGTGCAACAGCTCAAGCATTAAACAGTCCACTATTGGAAAAATCTATTGAAGGTGCAAGAAAAATATTGATAAATGTTACAGCTGGTCCAGATATTGGATTACAGGAAATACAAGAAGTTGCTCAAACAATTTCAGAAAAAGCAGGACATGATAAAGCTAATTTATTATGGGGTTATATTATGGAACCTGAATTAGAAGGAACAATAAGCGTGTCATTGGTAGCAACAGACTTTGAAGAAGAATCTTTTTCAAATAATACAAAATCTTCACAAACAATAAGATTTGCACCATCAGAAGAAAAAGTTAAAGAAGAAGAAAATAACGAAAAAATTAATTATCAAAACGAAGAAAATGATTATGAAGATGATGAAGAAAAAGTGGAAGATCCAGGAGATTTTGTATTACCACCATTTTTTGAAGAATAA